In Legionella lytica, one genomic interval encodes:
- a CDS encoding F0F1 ATP synthase subunit delta translates to MSDSTTIARPYAKAIFESALAENQLAGWSAHLTTLAQAVMHPEAAQFIENPASTVAQQIELLQGIVNAGSKKSESINNLVALLATNKRLMLLPEICAHYEALRAEQEKTLDVDVSSFSDLSAAQKERLIESLSKRLQRKVTLNISIDPTLLGGAVIRAGDLVIDGSVRGKLRKLHTNLAA, encoded by the coding sequence ATGTCTGATAGCACCACTATTGCCAGACCTTATGCCAAAGCTATTTTTGAATCAGCCTTAGCAGAGAATCAATTAGCCGGGTGGTCAGCACATTTGACAACGCTTGCCCAGGCTGTCATGCATCCTGAAGCTGCTCAGTTTATTGAAAATCCTGCTTCAACTGTTGCTCAGCAAATTGAGTTGCTGCAAGGCATAGTCAATGCTGGGTCAAAAAAGAGCGAATCAATAAATAATTTGGTTGCCTTACTGGCTACAAACAAACGTTTAATGCTGTTGCCGGAGATTTGTGCTCATTACGAAGCTCTTCGCGCAGAGCAAGAAAAAACTCTGGATGTGGACGTAAGCAGTTTCTCTGACTTATCTGCAGCACAAAAAGAGCGATTAATAGAATCTTTAAGTAAGCGCTTACAGCGTAAAGTTACATTAAATATCAGTATTGATCCTACCCTGCTTGGTGGGGCTGTTATTCGAGCAGGCGATTTAGTTATCGATGGTTCAGTTCGGGGCAAGCTAAGAAAGCTTCATACCAACTTAGCCGCTTAA
- a CDS encoding F0F1 ATP synthase subunit B, translating into MDINLTLIVQMLVFAAFVLFTMKLVWPPLAKALEERQDKIADGLSAAERGRKELELAQHRVKDELKQAKVQSADIIEKANKRAAQIIEEAKEAAKQEAQMQFKQAQEQLSQQVNHAKEELRKQVATLAVTGAEKILMREVDAKANAALLDNLIEEI; encoded by the coding sequence GTGGATATTAACTTAACATTAATAGTACAAATGCTGGTATTCGCAGCTTTTGTTTTATTTACCATGAAACTAGTTTGGCCTCCATTAGCGAAAGCATTGGAAGAACGACAAGACAAAATTGCTGATGGTCTATCTGCCGCTGAGCGTGGTCGTAAAGAACTTGAATTAGCACAACATCGCGTCAAAGATGAGTTAAAGCAAGCTAAAGTTCAATCAGCTGACATCATTGAAAAAGCAAACAAGCGTGCTGCTCAAATCATTGAAGAAGCAAAAGAAGCTGCGAAGCAAGAAGCGCAAATGCAATTTAAGCAAGCACAAGAGCAATTATCGCAACAAGTAAACCATGCTAAAGAAGAACTGCGTAAGCAAGTTGCTACCTTAGCTGTTACTGGCGCTGAGAAGATTTTAATGCGTGAAGTAGACGCGAAAGCGAATGCTGCACTGTTAGATAACTTGATAGAAGAGATTTAA
- the atpE gene encoding F0F1 ATP synthase subunit C: MQAASLIAQVQSMTVVAVALLIGLGALGTAIGFGLLGGKFLEGSARQPEMVPMLQVKMFIVAGLLDAVTMIGVGIALFFTFANPFLNNLGS, translated from the coding sequence ATGCAAGCTGCTAGTCTAATAGCACAAGTTCAAAGTATGACCGTTGTTGCGGTTGCTTTATTGATTGGTTTAGGTGCGTTAGGTACCGCTATAGGATTTGGTCTGCTAGGCGGAAAATTCTTAGAAGGTTCTGCTCGTCAACCAGAAATGGTTCCAATGTTACAAGTTAAAATGTTCATCGTTGCAGGTCTTCTTGACGCGGTAACAATGATTGGAGTGGGTATCGCATTGTTCTTCACTTTCGCAAACCCTTTCCTAAATAACCTAGGTTCTTGA
- the atpB gene encoding F0F1 ATP synthase subunit A, whose translation MVSSTNYIKHHLTYLTYNVSDMKMGPGGGFWTLNLDTLFFSITMGILVCGLMYFGARRVTTGVPGKLQNFAELMLQFADNQVKDCFHGKNKLIGPLALTIFLWVFMMNFMDIFPVDVLPLMAQAGGLHYLKVVPTNDLNLTFALSITVFLLIIFYSIKIKGAKTFVKELTLQPFNHPGFIPFNLLLELVGLIAKPISLALRLFGNLYAGELIFILIALLTLNASMSSPVGTATLGLAQFILALGWSIFHILVITLQAFIFMVLTIVYLSLAHEEH comes from the coding sequence ATGGTATCTAGCACAAACTACATTAAACACCATCTAACGTACCTGACATACAACGTTAGTGATATGAAAATGGGACCAGGCGGTGGCTTCTGGACCTTAAACCTTGATACATTATTCTTCTCGATTACTATGGGGATTCTTGTATGCGGCCTTATGTATTTCGGCGCACGCAGGGTAACCACTGGTGTTCCTGGAAAATTGCAGAACTTTGCTGAATTAATGCTGCAATTTGCTGACAATCAGGTTAAAGACTGCTTCCATGGCAAAAATAAACTAATTGGTCCTTTGGCGTTGACTATATTCCTGTGGGTTTTCATGATGAACTTCATGGACATTTTCCCTGTGGATGTATTGCCGTTAATGGCTCAAGCAGGTGGATTGCATTACCTGAAAGTTGTACCCACGAATGACTTAAACTTGACCTTTGCCTTGTCAATTACCGTCTTCCTTCTGATCATTTTTTACAGTATTAAAATTAAAGGAGCCAAAACGTTTGTTAAAGAATTAACGTTACAGCCTTTTAATCATCCTGGATTTATACCTTTTAACCTGTTGCTTGAATTAGTAGGTTTAATTGCTAAGCCTATTTCTTTAGCACTGCGGTTATTTGGAAATCTATACGCCGGCGAATTAATCTTTATCTTAATTGCCTTGCTAACCTTAAATGCTTCAATGTCATCACCTGTCGGTACAGCGACTCTAGGTCTTGCCCAATTTATATTGGCGCTTGGCTGGTCAATATTCCATATCTTGGTAATTACCTTGCAAGCATTTATTTTCATGGTGTTAACTATTGTTTACCTTAGTTTGGCACACGAAGAACATTAA
- a CDS encoding F0F1 ATP synthase subunit I: protein MNKQLSKRGIVRLWLMQLGITLVLAAICALAYGANAATSALLGGMVCVIPNAYFARKLFKYQGARSAKKIVNSFYKGEAMKIILSIVLFTAVFMWVKITPLAFFASYIMILMTHWFAPLIIVNKQNRPESD from the coding sequence GTGAACAAACAGCTGAGTAAGCGCGGAATTGTGCGATTATGGTTGATGCAGTTAGGCATAACATTGGTCTTAGCGGCTATATGTGCGCTGGCCTATGGTGCAAATGCAGCGACTTCGGCATTGCTCGGTGGTATGGTCTGTGTTATCCCTAATGCGTATTTCGCAAGAAAGTTGTTTAAGTATCAAGGCGCGCGATCAGCAAAAAAGATAGTGAATAGTTTTTATAAGGGCGAAGCGATGAAAATAATTTTATCGATCGTGCTTTTCACTGCCGTATTTATGTGGGTTAAGATTACCCCGTTGGCTTTTTTTGCATCGTACATCATGATTCTGATGACGCACTGGTTTGCTCCATTGATTATTGTTAATAAACAGAATAGGCCTGAAAGTGACTGA
- a CDS encoding SAM-dependent methyltransferase, protein METEKKLAAIYVVKPEFRTELCNELGEITQVVADLVFSPHKKVDVCFAQDIWLEPQIVSFQSISEAVKILRQAGKYWYLHPIENVRRSRLIEEQLRQYSPLMQHFPLSEAMPPLGAFSLLDKNTLVFSAKRLKKWPQGNCYFIEDKINPPNRAYLKLWEALTLLADYPKSGETALDLGASPGGWTYVMQSLGTAVTAVDKAPLDPKIAKLPRITCLQQSAFAIEPATLKERFDWVLSDIACYPERAYTLITKWIASGKAKQMIFTIKLQGEIDLSIIKQFQAIPNSYTTNLFYNKHEVTFFYPFSLSKL, encoded by the coding sequence ATGGAAACTGAAAAAAAACTCGCGGCAATTTATGTGGTAAAACCCGAATTTCGCACAGAACTTTGCAATGAGCTAGGCGAAATCACCCAGGTAGTTGCGGATTTAGTTTTTTCTCCTCATAAAAAAGTTGACGTTTGTTTTGCCCAAGATATTTGGTTAGAACCGCAAATCGTTAGCTTTCAATCGATCTCTGAAGCAGTAAAAATTCTTCGTCAAGCAGGAAAATATTGGTACCTACATCCTATTGAGAATGTGAGACGCTCTCGTTTGATCGAAGAACAATTACGCCAATATTCGCCATTAATGCAGCATTTCCCTCTGAGCGAAGCTATGCCTCCCTTAGGTGCATTTAGCCTTTTAGATAAAAATACCTTGGTTTTTAGTGCTAAACGCTTAAAAAAATGGCCACAAGGGAACTGTTATTTTATTGAAGATAAAATTAATCCACCCAACCGCGCCTATTTAAAATTATGGGAAGCTTTAACCTTATTAGCAGATTACCCCAAATCAGGGGAGACCGCTCTGGATTTGGGGGCATCACCTGGAGGCTGGACTTATGTAATGCAGTCCTTAGGAACCGCAGTAACCGCAGTTGATAAAGCGCCGTTAGATCCCAAAATTGCAAAATTACCGCGAATAACTTGCCTACAACAAAGTGCATTTGCCATTGAGCCTGCAACGCTTAAAGAGCGTTTTGATTGGGTTTTATCGGATATTGCCTGCTACCCAGAACGTGCTTACACACTTATCACGAAGTGGATTGCCTCTGGAAAAGCAAAACAGATGATTTTCACTATTAAATTACAAGGTGAAATCGATTTATCCATCATTAAACAATTTCAAGCAATTCCTAACTCCTACACCACGAATCTGTTTTATAACAAACATGAGGTTACGTTTTTCTATCCATTTTCTCTCAGTAAATTGTAG
- a CDS encoding EAL and HDOD domain-containing protein translates to MRDELNSQLPTLLARQGIYTRDGSVYAYELLYRNPELANVNLGNGELGDKATSLVITQLFASMDIDTIIGDKLAYINFTHNHLVQKVPTLLPKERIVIEVLESVIVDKPLIDSLMSLREQGYCIALDDFIPSEKNSALIDLANIIKIDVLNLNKRQIAQQLRLLNHFNGELLAEKIESHNQFKDCVDLGFDYFQGFFLNKPRPLKGQHITENKAYLLRVLAELNNDDIPLERVEEYILHIPKLSYRLLRLANSAAAYNGRKIDLLIDALKRLGLNQVRNWLRLFLLANQNDLMSDLVERTLIRAKMCECLAKLSSEHVNPHQAFTMGIFSSLDVFLNEPMALILSKIQLSESLNEALLYQRGQLGEILKDTINYEKGNFSQLENTSYGNKNLINAYFESIEYARAVIRLTNQ, encoded by the coding sequence ATGCGCGATGAATTGAACTCTCAGCTACCAACATTATTGGCAAGACAAGGAATCTATACTCGGGACGGTTCTGTTTATGCTTATGAATTGCTGTATCGAAATCCTGAGCTTGCTAATGTGAATTTAGGTAACGGTGAGTTGGGGGATAAGGCCACCTCTTTAGTCATCACGCAATTATTCGCCAGTATGGATATTGATACCATTATTGGTGACAAATTGGCCTACATTAATTTTACTCATAACCATCTTGTGCAGAAAGTGCCTACTTTATTGCCAAAGGAACGTATCGTTATTGAAGTATTAGAATCGGTAATTGTGGATAAACCCTTAATTGATAGTTTAATGTCATTGCGGGAGCAAGGTTATTGTATTGCCTTGGATGATTTTATTCCAAGTGAGAAAAATTCCGCTCTTATCGATTTGGCTAATATTATTAAAATCGATGTACTCAATCTAAATAAGCGACAAATTGCCCAGCAATTGCGACTATTAAATCATTTTAACGGTGAATTGTTAGCCGAAAAAATCGAAAGCCACAACCAATTTAAAGACTGCGTGGATTTAGGCTTTGATTATTTTCAGGGCTTTTTTCTCAATAAACCTCGCCCGTTAAAAGGGCAGCATATTACTGAAAATAAGGCATATCTTCTTCGCGTCTTAGCCGAGCTGAATAATGACGATATTCCTTTAGAACGGGTTGAAGAATACATTTTACACATTCCTAAATTAAGTTATCGCTTATTGCGTTTGGCCAATTCTGCCGCAGCTTACAATGGCCGCAAAATTGATTTGTTAATCGATGCGCTTAAACGTTTGGGTTTAAATCAGGTTCGCAATTGGTTGCGCCTTTTCTTACTGGCAAATCAGAATGATTTAATGTCTGATTTGGTAGAACGTACCTTAATCCGTGCCAAAATGTGTGAATGTCTAGCGAAATTATCTTCTGAGCACGTCAATCCACATCAAGCTTTTACTATGGGTATCTTTTCATCGTTGGATGTTTTTCTTAATGAGCCAATGGCATTAATTTTAAGCAAAATCCAATTAAGTGAGTCACTCAATGAAGCCTTGCTCTATCAGCGCGGGCAACTTGGGGAAATATTAAAAGACACGATTAACTATGAGAAAGGTAACTTTAGCCAATTAGAGAACACCTCATACGGTAATAAAAATTTAATTAATGCCTATTTTGAAAGTATTGAATATGCGCGTGCCGTTATACGGCTTACCAATCAGTGA
- a CDS encoding YbhB/YbcL family Raf kinase inhibitor-like protein produces the protein MKKYSLILFLLIWVFNYKSFADNKFTLESSAFKLNSMIPAEFTCSGIDQSPPLTWHHVPAKTQSFVLVMEDPDAPNGTWTHWLIFNIPPNVTELGAGAPTPEGAANGVNSWGGKGYRGPCPPLGAHQYVLKLYAIDKILDLGEGATRDTVLQMITGHVLDTAELIGLYQKL, from the coding sequence ATGAAAAAATATTCTCTGATTTTGTTCTTGTTAATTTGGGTGTTTAACTACAAAAGTTTTGCAGATAATAAATTCACACTTGAAAGCTCTGCGTTTAAATTAAATTCAATGATTCCTGCAGAATTCACTTGCAGCGGAATCGATCAATCTCCCCCATTAACTTGGCACCATGTTCCGGCAAAAACCCAATCATTTGTGCTGGTCATGGAAGATCCAGATGCCCCTAATGGTACATGGACGCATTGGCTTATTTTTAACATTCCACCGAATGTAACTGAGTTAGGGGCTGGGGCCCCAACTCCAGAAGGAGCTGCAAATGGGGTAAACAGCTGGGGGGGGAAAGGTTACCGTGGCCCTTGCCCACCACTAGGGGCTCATCAGTATGTCCTTAAATTGTATGCCATTGATAAAATACTCGACTTAGGAGAAGGCGCCACGCGCGATACGGTTTTGCAAATGATAACTGGCCATGTGCTTGATACAGCGGAATTAATAGGACTTTATCAAAAACTCTAA
- the fghA gene encoding S-formylglutathione hydrolase, translating into MELIEEHSCFGGVQRVYSHLSVATQCSMRFGLFLPPQAQQQNVPVLYWLSGLTCTEQNFITKAGAQRVAAELGLALVIPDTSPRGVVLPGDNDSYDFGLGAGFYVDATQMPWAKHYRMATYIQEELPALLESKAPLDTQACGIFGHSMGGHGALTLALKNPQQYRSVSAFAPICAPSQCAWGQKALTGYLGTDKLQWHEYDACELIRSRGWQHQDILVDQGSADNFLHEQLKPELLQAACAQAGVKLQLRLQQGYDHSYYFIASFIDDHLRFHASRLHK; encoded by the coding sequence ATGGAGCTTATTGAAGAACATTCCTGTTTTGGTGGAGTACAGCGTGTTTATTCTCATCTATCGGTGGCGACACAGTGTAGTATGCGTTTTGGTCTTTTTTTACCGCCCCAAGCGCAGCAGCAGAATGTTCCTGTTCTCTATTGGCTTTCAGGATTAACCTGTACGGAGCAAAACTTTATTACTAAGGCAGGGGCGCAACGAGTCGCTGCGGAATTAGGTTTAGCCTTGGTTATTCCTGATACCAGCCCGCGCGGGGTCGTTTTGCCTGGGGATAATGACAGTTATGATTTTGGGCTTGGTGCGGGATTTTATGTCGATGCAACTCAAATGCCATGGGCAAAGCATTATCGTATGGCCACCTATATTCAAGAAGAATTGCCTGCTCTTTTAGAATCAAAAGCGCCTTTGGATACACAAGCCTGCGGTATTTTTGGGCATTCGATGGGCGGACATGGGGCACTAACCTTAGCATTGAAAAATCCGCAACAATATCGCTCCGTTTCTGCTTTTGCCCCAATTTGTGCGCCCAGCCAGTGTGCTTGGGGGCAGAAGGCATTAACCGGCTATTTGGGAACTGATAAACTGCAGTGGCATGAATATGATGCCTGTGAGCTGATTCGTTCTCGTGGTTGGCAGCATCAAGATATTTTAGTGGACCAGGGAAGCGCGGATAACTTTTTGCATGAACAGTTAAAACCAGAGCTACTACAAGCAGCTTGTGCACAAGCAGGGGTTAAGCTGCAGTTGCGTTTACAGCAGGGATATGATCACAGTTATTATTTCATTGCCAGTTTTATTGATGATCATTTGCGTTTTCATGCGAGTCGCTTACATAAATAG
- a CDS encoding S-(hydroxymethyl)glutathione dehydrogenase/class III alcohol dehydrogenase: MQVKAAVAYAAGKPLAIEMVELEGPRLGEVLVEIKATGVCHTDAFTLSGDDPEGIFPAILGHEGAGVVVEVGSGVTSLKPGDHVIPLYTPECRQCEYCLSQKTNLCQAIRSTQGKGLMPDGSSRFRLNGKPVFHYMGTSTFANYTVLPEIALAKIRQDAPFEKVCYIGCGVTTGIGAVIYTAKVTPGSKVVVFGLGGIGLNVIQGARMVGAEQIIGVDINPARQALAQKMGMTDFVNPKEIGGDLVAHLVELTKGGADYSFECVGNVTLMRQALECCHKGWGVSTIIGVAGAGQEISTRPFQLVTGRIWKGSAFGGARGRTDVPKIVDWYMDGKINIDDLITHVMPIDQINDAFDLMHKGESIRSVVTF, translated from the coding sequence ATGCAGGTGAAAGCAGCGGTAGCGTATGCAGCAGGAAAACCATTGGCAATTGAAATGGTGGAATTAGAAGGACCTAGACTTGGTGAAGTCTTGGTAGAAATTAAAGCAACAGGGGTTTGCCATACTGATGCGTTTACTCTTTCGGGTGATGATCCTGAAGGAATCTTTCCTGCCATTTTAGGCCACGAAGGTGCGGGCGTGGTTGTGGAAGTGGGGTCTGGAGTCACGTCGTTAAAACCAGGTGATCATGTTATCCCCTTGTATACGCCGGAATGTCGCCAATGCGAATACTGCCTGTCACAAAAAACCAATCTTTGCCAAGCCATTCGTTCTACCCAAGGAAAGGGGCTGATGCCTGATGGCAGTAGTCGTTTTCGTTTAAATGGTAAGCCTGTATTTCATTATATGGGAACTTCGACCTTTGCTAACTATACCGTATTGCCTGAAATTGCGCTGGCCAAAATTCGCCAAGATGCCCCCTTTGAAAAGGTATGCTACATCGGCTGTGGTGTTACTACCGGTATTGGTGCCGTAATTTACACCGCAAAAGTTACCCCGGGATCTAAAGTGGTGGTATTTGGCTTAGGAGGTATTGGACTCAATGTGATTCAAGGCGCACGTATGGTTGGTGCGGAGCAGATTATTGGGGTCGATATTAATCCTGCACGCCAAGCTCTAGCGCAAAAAATGGGAATGACTGATTTTGTTAACCCTAAAGAAATTGGGGGCGATTTAGTGGCGCATTTGGTGGAGTTAACCAAAGGGGGCGCGGATTATAGCTTTGAGTGTGTGGGGAATGTTACTTTGATGCGCCAGGCATTGGAGTGCTGCCATAAGGGCTGGGGGGTATCGACGATTATTGGGGTCGCTGGAGCTGGACAGGAAATTTCTACCCGACCGTTTCAATTGGTAACGGGAAGAATTTGGAAGGGATCGGCTTTTGGTGGGGCCCGTGGACGTACTGACGTGCCGAAGATTGTTGATTGGTACATGGATGGTAAAATTAATATTGATGATTTAATTACCCATGTGATGCCCATCGACCAAATTAATGACGCTTTTGACTTAATGCATAAGGGGGAGTCAATCCGGTCTGTCGTTACTTTTTAG